A section of the Ornithinimicrobium sufpigmenti genome encodes:
- the hisD gene encoding histidinol dehydrogenase — MNVLTWSQLSTQDQQDALRRATAAAGPEVTAGVADILAQVRTRGDEALRELTARLDGAEVEALEVPATDRQAAVAALDPQLRSAITEAAGRIRAFHEAGMQQDYAVETAPGVVCERVVRPIRRVGLYVPAGSAPLPSTALMLGIPAQLAGCPEVVLCTPPRPDGTADPAVLAAAAECGIERVFVVGGAQAVAAMAYGTGSVPRCDKIFGPGNAWVTEAKRQVSTAEGGPGIDLPAGPSEVVVVADAGADAEFVAADLLSQAEHGPDSQVLLLTDSRELAEAVGEEVEEQVASLPRADIARKALAASRIILTPDLSTAMDVVNDYAPEHLILALREPRDWLGQVERAGSVFLGDTTPETLGDYSSGTNHVLPTAGAARFTGGVNVGSFQIAMTVQQATPAGLQQVGPSAVTLSEAESLHAHQRAVTRRLARIGSDASSSTTTSDGVR, encoded by the coding sequence ATGAACGTGCTGACCTGGTCCCAGCTGTCCACGCAGGACCAGCAGGACGCGCTGCGCCGGGCGACCGCCGCGGCGGGGCCGGAGGTCACCGCCGGCGTCGCCGACATCCTGGCGCAGGTCCGCACCCGCGGGGACGAGGCCCTGCGCGAGCTGACCGCGCGCCTGGACGGAGCCGAGGTGGAGGCGCTCGAGGTCCCTGCAACCGACCGGCAGGCCGCCGTGGCGGCGCTGGACCCGCAGCTGCGGTCCGCGATCACCGAGGCGGCCGGGCGCATCCGGGCCTTCCACGAGGCCGGTATGCAGCAGGACTACGCCGTCGAGACGGCCCCGGGCGTGGTGTGCGAGCGCGTGGTGAGGCCGATCCGCCGGGTCGGTCTGTACGTGCCCGCCGGCTCCGCCCCGCTGCCCTCGACCGCGCTCATGCTCGGCATCCCGGCGCAGCTGGCCGGGTGTCCCGAGGTGGTGCTCTGCACCCCGCCCCGGCCCGACGGCACCGCCGATCCCGCCGTGCTCGCCGCGGCCGCCGAGTGCGGGATCGAGCGGGTCTTCGTCGTCGGCGGCGCCCAGGCGGTGGCCGCGATGGCCTACGGGACCGGCTCCGTCCCGCGCTGCGACAAGATCTTCGGCCCCGGCAACGCCTGGGTCACCGAGGCCAAGCGGCAGGTCTCGACGGCCGAGGGCGGCCCCGGGATCGACCTGCCCGCTGGGCCTTCCGAGGTCGTCGTCGTGGCCGACGCCGGCGCCGACGCCGAGTTCGTCGCCGCAGACCTGCTCTCCCAGGCCGAGCACGGCCCGGACAGCCAGGTGCTGCTCCTCACCGACAGCCGCGAGCTGGCCGAGGCGGTCGGCGAGGAGGTCGAGGAGCAGGTGGCGAGCCTGCCCCGGGCCGACATCGCCCGCAAGGCGCTGGCCGCGTCGCGGATCATCCTGACCCCCGACCTCTCGACGGCCATGGACGTCGTCAACGACTACGCCCCCGAGCACCTGATCCTGGCCCTGCGCGAGCCCCGCGACTGGCTGGGGCAGGTGGAGCGGGCCGGGTCGGTCTTCCTCGGCGACACCACCCCCGAGACCCTGGGCGACTACTCCTCCGGCACCAACCACGTGCTGCCGACCGCCGGCGCCGCCCGGTTCACCGGCGGTGTCAACGTCGGCTCCTTCCAGATCGCGATGACCGTCCAGCAGGCCACCCCGGCCGGGCTGCAGCAGGTCGGGCCGTCCGCCGTGACCCTGTCCGAGGCCGAGTCCCTGCACGCCCACCAGCGGGCGGTCACCCGGCGGCTCGCCCGGATCGGCAGCGACGCCAGCAGCTCCACCACCACCTCGGACGGTGTGCGGTGA
- the hisC gene encoding histidinol-phosphate transaminase — MSAARPAPPGFPQHLIREDLRDFAGYSSARTSGPTGLVDASPRVWLNANESGDPSAVDAEGRCRRYPEPQPPDLVEAFADLWATSPDRVVVGRGSDEAIELLVRALCRPGEARDGIIVTSPTFGMYAVSARLHGVPVVDVPQLDEDIRWRVDTAAVAEAVGRGGARLVFLASPGNPTGTVVPLREVADLAAAVAEQAVVVVDEAYGEYTAQRSAVTLLEEHPNLVVLRTLSKAHALAGARVGIALAHPDLAAVLRRVQAPYPVPIPVAELALAALSPEALAQTRSRVGQTLVRRDQVGRWLRDLPGVRAVYAGEANFLLVRAEDPDRLLSALDGAGVVVRDLRQQPLLQDAVRITIGTGTEMEQVRQALAGLRPDPTSTNPPRPTTQEPTR; from the coding sequence GTGAGCGCCGCCCGCCCGGCTCCTCCCGGCTTCCCCCAGCACCTGATCCGGGAGGACCTGCGCGACTTCGCGGGCTACTCCTCTGCGCGCACCAGCGGTCCCACCGGGCTCGTCGACGCGTCACCGCGGGTGTGGCTCAACGCCAACGAGTCCGGCGACCCCAGCGCCGTCGACGCGGAGGGCCGCTGCCGCCGCTACCCCGAGCCGCAGCCGCCGGACCTGGTGGAGGCGTTCGCCGACCTCTGGGCCACCTCGCCGGACCGTGTCGTCGTCGGCCGCGGCAGCGACGAGGCGATCGAGCTGCTGGTCCGCGCCCTCTGCCGGCCGGGCGAGGCCCGCGACGGCATCATCGTCACCTCCCCGACCTTCGGCATGTATGCCGTCTCGGCCCGCCTGCACGGCGTGCCGGTGGTCGACGTCCCCCAGCTCGACGAGGACATCCGCTGGCGGGTGGACACCGCCGCCGTGGCCGAGGCGGTGGGCCGCGGCGGCGCGCGGCTCGTCTTCCTCGCCTCGCCCGGCAACCCGACCGGGACGGTGGTGCCGCTGCGGGAGGTCGCCGACCTGGCCGCGGCCGTGGCCGAGCAGGCGGTGGTGGTCGTCGACGAGGCCTACGGCGAGTACACCGCGCAGCGCTCTGCAGTCACCCTGCTGGAGGAGCACCCGAACCTCGTCGTGCTGCGCACCCTGTCCAAGGCGCACGCCCTGGCCGGGGCCCGGGTCGGGATCGCGCTGGCCCACCCCGACCTGGCGGCCGTCCTGCGCCGCGTCCAGGCGCCCTACCCGGTGCCGATCCCCGTCGCCGAGCTCGCGCTGGCCGCGCTCTCGCCGGAGGCGCTGGCGCAGACGCGCAGCCGTGTGGGCCAGACGCTGGTGCGGCGCGACCAGGTCGGGCGCTGGCTGCGCGACCTGCCCGGCGTGCGGGCGGTCTACGCCGGCGAGGCCAACTTCCTGCTGGTGCGCGCCGAGGACCCGGACCGGCTGCTGTCCGCCCTGGACGGGGCCGGTGTCGTCGTGCGCGACCTGCGGCAGCAGCCGTTGCTCCAGGACGCCGTCCGCATCACCATCGGGACCGGCACCGAGATGGAGCAGGTGCGCCAGGCTCTCGCGGGCCTCAGACCCGACCCCACCAGCACCAACCCCCCTCGCCCCACGACCCAGGAGCCCACCCGATGA